The genomic window CGCCTGCTGGATTTCAGGGGATTGGGTTTGTGCCAGTTCTTTGAGCTTTTCGACGCTCACGCCAGGCATTTCAGACGAGTTGAACGCCGGTGCGGCGCTTGCTGGTTGCGCAGGGCCGGCGGAGATTGCCGCGGCAGAAAGCAAGGCAATGAGGGTTTTCTTCATCTCGCTAATCCTTCGAAGACGTTATGAGCGAACAATTGCAAATTTGGTCACAGAAATTCACTTTTGTAACTTCCGTACCAGGGTCGCGGGGGAAATTTCGCCCCTCGGCGACGATCGTGGGCATTGCTCTTGGGTGGCCTTAGTGCGTCGAAAAGCTCAACGTCTGAATGTTTGAACGGGCGTGAGAAAACTCATACCTGTCCGAAATTCTTGGCAATCGGTCACGTTCAAAAGGCATTTTGCGCGCTCACGGGCATAAATCAACATTCTTGAACACCATTCAAATCCCACAGAAATACCGAATGTGATTTGAGTTGCATGTTCTCGGGGATGCAGGAGGCGTCACAGGAGCCTAGATTGAAAAAGTATGAGCCCAAGAAATATTGGAGTGACCGAAGTCGCTCTGCGCGACGCGCACCAGAGCCTGTTCGCAACTCGATTGGCTATGGAAGACATGGTCGACGCTTGCGAGGACATTGATAACGCTGGATTCTGGTCCGTGGAGTGCTGGGGCGGCGCCACATTCGACGCCTGCATTCGCTTCCTCAACGAAGATCCCTGGGAGCGTCTGCGCACCTTCCGCAAGCTGATGCCGAATTCCAAGCTTCAGATGCTGCTTCGCGGACAAAACCTGCTCGGCTACCGCCACTATGAGGACATGGTGGTGGACAAGTTCGCCGAAAAGTCCAAAGAAAACGGCATGGACGTCTTCCGCGTTTTTGACGCGTTGAACGATCCTCGCAACCTCGAGCGCGCAATGAACGCCGTCACCAAGGTCGACGGACACGCCCAAGGCACCATCTGCTACACCGTCTCGCCCCTGCACACTGTTGAGGGGTACGTGAAGCAAGCGGGACGCCTGCTGGATATGGGTGCATCATCCATCGCGCTGAAGGACATGGCCGCGCTGCTCAAGCCGCAGCCCGCCTACGACATCATCCGCGGTATCAAGGAAACCTACGGCGAGGACACTCAAATCAATGTCCACTGCCACTCAACCACCGGCGTGACCCTCGTGACGCTGATGAAAGCCATTGAAGCTGGCGCGGACGTCGTTGATACCGCTATTTCTTCCATGTCGCTCGGCCCCGGTCACAATCCCACCGAATCACTGGTGGAAATGCTCGAAGGCGCCGGCTACACCACTGACCTGGACATGGATCGCCTCATCAACATCCGCGATCACTTCAAGCAGGTTCGCCCCAAGTACAGGGAATTTGAGTCCAAGACCCTGGTGGACACCAACATCTTCCTTTCCCAAATCCCCGGCGGCATGCTCTCCAACATGGAAAGCCAGCTCAACGCCCAAGGCGCAGGCGACCGTATCGACGAAGTGATGGAAGAAGTACCCCGCGTTCGCAAGGACGCTGGCTACCCGCCGCTGGTCACGCCTTCCTCCCAGATCGTCGGCACCCAAGCTGTGTTCAACGTGCTGATGGGGCGCTACAAGGTGATGACCGCCGAATTCGCAGACCTCATGCTCGGCTACTACGGCGAGACCATCGGCGAGCGCGACCCTGAACTCATCAAGCAGGCTCAGGAGCAAACCAAGAAGGAACCCATCGAATGCCGCCCGGCAGACCTGCTCGAACCCGAGTGGGATCACCTGGTGGAAGAAGCTGGCAAGCTAGAAGGCTTCAACGGTTCCGACGAGGACGTGCTCACCAACG from Corynebacterium gerontici includes these protein-coding regions:
- a CDS encoding methylmalonyl-CoA carboxytransferase subunit 5S, with amino-acid sequence MSPRNIGVTEVALRDAHQSLFATRLAMEDMVDACEDIDNAGFWSVECWGGATFDACIRFLNEDPWERLRTFRKLMPNSKLQMLLRGQNLLGYRHYEDMVVDKFAEKSKENGMDVFRVFDALNDPRNLERAMNAVTKVDGHAQGTICYTVSPLHTVEGYVKQAGRLLDMGASSIALKDMAALLKPQPAYDIIRGIKETYGEDTQINVHCHSTTGVTLVTLMKAIEAGADVVDTAISSMSLGPGHNPTESLVEMLEGAGYTTDLDMDRLINIRDHFKQVRPKYREFESKTLVDTNIFLSQIPGGMLSNMESQLNAQGAGDRIDEVMEEVPRVRKDAGYPPLVTPSSQIVGTQAVFNVLMGRYKVMTAEFADLMLGYYGETIGERDPELIKQAQEQTKKEPIECRPADLLEPEWDHLVEEAGKLEGFNGSDEDVLTNALFPGVAPNFFKTRDEGPKNVGKDPSKQKKRENEAVLEPITYKVTVGGRSQTVKVEPAE